A part of Campylobacter concisus genomic DNA contains:
- a CDS encoding coproporphyrinogen III oxidase: MIDFSAYVKYSRPGPRYTSYPTAPEFGDKFSYEAYIKELENRDLNRPLSLYLHLPFCRSACYFCGCNVIYTSKEDRKEKYIRYIEKELEILARYLDTSSEVLQMHFGGGTPTFYNAAQLDEIIKLIKSKFKNFSKEAEISCEIDPRFLTNEQLDVLISHGFNRISYGVQDFDEKVQKEIHRIQPYEITQNAVKMAREKGIKSINMDLIYGLPYQSLDSFKKTLELALTLDPDRLAVFNYAHVPWIKKSMRKFDETTLPNPEVKLEILKFTAEFLTKNGYKMIGMDHFAKPNDELFGALANGTLHRNFQGYTTKGGADLIGVGVTSIGECKRHYAQNHKDMDEYEKAIDSGKLPYAKGIYLNDEDLLRKSVIMNLMSNFGLDIKAIENEFHINFFEHFKDELEELKNLSEFVNVTADKISVNETGTLIIRNIAMCFDEYLKKIPENLRRFSKTI; the protein is encoded by the coding sequence ATGATTGATTTTAGTGCTTATGTGAAGTATTCAAGGCCAGGGCCAAGATATACGAGCTATCCGACAGCACCAGAGTTTGGCGATAAATTTAGCTATGAAGCTTATATAAAAGAGCTTGAAAATCGTGATCTAAATCGACCGCTTTCGCTTTATTTGCACCTGCCATTTTGCAGGAGTGCTTGTTATTTTTGTGGCTGTAATGTCATTTACACGAGCAAAGAGGACCGCAAAGAGAAATATATAAGATATATAGAAAAAGAGCTTGAAATTTTAGCTCGCTACCTGGACACCAGCTCCGAGGTCTTACAGATGCACTTTGGCGGCGGCACACCAACATTTTATAATGCCGCTCAGCTTGATGAGATCATAAAACTAATCAAATCTAAATTTAAAAATTTCTCAAAGGAGGCTGAGATAAGCTGTGAGATAGATCCGAGATTTTTAACAAACGAGCAGCTTGATGTGCTCATATCTCATGGCTTTAACCGCATAAGCTACGGCGTACAAGACTTTGATGAAAAGGTGCAAAAAGAAATTCATAGAATTCAGCCCTATGAGATCACCCAAAATGCTGTAAAAATGGCTAGAGAGAAGGGCATAAAATCAATCAATATGGACCTGATCTACGGTCTTCCATATCAAAGTCTAGATAGCTTTAAAAAGACGCTTGAGCTAGCCCTCACACTTGATCCTGATAGGCTTGCAGTCTTTAACTACGCTCATGTGCCATGGATAAAAAAATCAATGCGTAAATTTGATGAAACCACATTGCCAAATCCAGAAGTAAAGCTTGAAATTTTAAAATTTACAGCTGAGTTTTTAACTAAAAATGGCTACAAAATGATAGGTATGGATCACTTCGCAAAGCCAAATGATGAGCTTTTTGGTGCTCTTGCAAATGGTACTTTGCATAGAAATTTTCAAGGTTATACGACAAAGGGTGGCGCTGATCTTATTGGTGTAGGCGTGACAAGTATCGGTGAGTGCAAAAGGCACTACGCACAAAATCATAAAGACATGGATGAGTATGAAAAGGCGATCGATAGTGGAAAATTGCCATATGCAAAGGGAATTTATCTAAACGATGAAGATCTACTTAGAAAGAGTGTGATTATGAACTTAATGAGTAATTTTGGGCTTGATATTAAAGCCATCGAGAATGAATTTCATATAAATTTCTTTGAACACTTTAAGGATGAGCTTGAGGAGCTTAAAAATTTAAGCGAATTTGTCAATGTTACAGCAGATAAAATTAGTGTAAATGAAACTGGAACACTAATAATACGCAATATTGCAATGTGTTTTGATGAATATCTAAAGAAAATTCCTGAGAATTTAAGGCGTTTTTCTAAAACTATATAA
- a CDS encoding peptide deformylase: MKKIVLLALASLAFGVQESEFKIYEQILNQLDTKQIPVFVVQTAKPNLPSRVDEMITLKDVSSSGLNIHGEFVLNETKTKRIKGYNKAQILALKDEFYKNGKDALCNSGMARAVLNRGITLSGSYGFEGRHFFDINLDKSSCE; the protein is encoded by the coding sequence GTGAAAAAGATCGTTTTATTAGCTCTTGCTAGCCTTGCTTTTGGCGTACAAGAGAGCGAGTTTAAAATTTATGAGCAGATATTAAATCAGCTTGATACTAAGCAGATCCCAGTCTTTGTCGTCCAAACTGCAAAGCCAAATTTACCAAGCAGGGTCGATGAGATGATTACGCTAAAAGATGTGAGTAGTAGCGGGCTAAACATACATGGCGAGTTTGTCTTAAACGAGACTAAGACAAAGAGGATAAAAGGCTACAACAAAGCTCAAATTTTAGCTTTAAAAGATGAGTTTTATAAAAATGGAAAAGATGCGCTTTGTAACTCAGGTATGGCTAGAGCTGTGCTAAATCGTGGCATCACACTAAGTGGTAGCTATGGCTTTGAGGGTAGGCATTTTTTTGATATAAATTTGGATAAAAGCAGTTGCGAATAG
- a CDS encoding diguanylate cyclase gives MTLFKQIMIAVITFGIMIFMAVGYLNFKSLNGYINDQLGENARHTANSLGLALKPIIDPDDMSLAQTMINSMFDSGRYKLIKLEDVDGKVLIENSQQTVVKDIPEWFYKIAKFEAPIADSEIMTGWAKFGTLYVQGSTALAYNELYTNSKNIFNFLLLMIIVTLVVAYFALKAIFRPLMKVQDQAEAILDNKFIIQKRIPFTADLKKMVLAMNSMVSKVKDIFEREAATLSKYQELLYKDTMSGANNRRFFQTKFSEYLASEEYSSGVTLLVSFKDLINLKSTLGFEKWQSVIMKIAQILQEKSIHNDKNAIVARLNDNDFIVLSYGRNSSNFLALCDEIMNEFKKLYANFALNDSEYPVNAAIVEYSPNSDIKTLLTSADVTLASSRLAGSFTYKVFNENQNALVIGKEKYKELIFDSIKEDEFKFAAQKVIDLNSNFEQYELYLRLVDKDGVWRMASYFMPMVNELNLGAMLDLHILNRVARILPENILPSGNLAINLGKEILNSDENFSKLEATLKKISQISKYKNYIEIPNKDDISIESIVKLTKKLKELGFGFGFDHFELNAKGIEKLKEFNPDYVKIQSNVLIDFLSDKSGVNTKQSLDVVLSSKDIILIAIGVEGEEQKKKLIDLGIKNMQGIYIDEIKNIG, from the coding sequence ATGACGCTATTTAAACAAATTATGATCGCCGTGATAACTTTTGGTATCATGATTTTTATGGCTGTTGGCTACTTAAATTTTAAGAGCCTAAATGGATATATTAATGACCAGCTTGGTGAAAACGCAAGACATACAGCAAATTCGCTTGGACTTGCTTTAAAGCCTATTATTGATCCAGATGACATGTCCTTGGCTCAAACAATGATAAATTCTATGTTTGACAGTGGCAGATACAAGCTTATCAAGCTTGAAGATGTCGATGGTAAGGTTCTTATTGAAAATTCTCAACAAACTGTTGTTAAAGATATTCCCGAGTGGTTTTACAAAATAGCCAAGTTCGAAGCGCCAATAGCAGATAGCGAGATTATGACTGGCTGGGCAAAATTTGGCACGCTTTATGTTCAAGGTAGCACCGCACTTGCCTACAATGAGCTTTATACTAACTCAAAAAATATTTTTAATTTTCTTCTTCTAATGATAATTGTCACTCTTGTGGTGGCATATTTTGCTCTAAAAGCTATTTTTAGACCGCTTATGAAGGTTCAAGATCAGGCTGAGGCCATACTTGATAATAAATTTATTATTCAAAAAAGAATTCCATTTACAGCCGATCTTAAAAAAATGGTTCTAGCTATGAACTCTATGGTTAGTAAGGTAAAAGACATTTTTGAGAGAGAGGCGGCCACACTCAGTAAATATCAAGAGCTTTTATATAAAGATACAATGAGCGGTGCTAATAACAGAAGATTTTTTCAAACTAAATTTAGTGAGTATCTAGCAAGTGAAGAATATTCAAGTGGTGTTACTCTACTTGTTAGTTTTAAAGATCTAATAAATTTAAAAAGTACGCTTGGTTTTGAAAAATGGCAAAGCGTTATAATGAAAATAGCTCAAATTTTACAAGAGAAATCAATTCATAATGATAAAAATGCGATTGTTGCAAGGCTTAACGATAATGATTTCATTGTACTTTCGTATGGTAGAAATTCGTCAAATTTCTTGGCTCTATGTGATGAAATTATGAACGAGTTTAAAAAGCTTTATGCAAATTTTGCACTAAATGATAGCGAGTATCCAGTAAATGCTGCGATAGTTGAGTATTCACCAAATTCTGATATCAAGACACTTCTTACTTCAGCCGACGTTACATTGGCTAGCTCAAGACTTGCTGGAAGCTTTACGTATAAGGTATTTAATGAAAATCAAAATGCTTTAGTGATTGGTAAAGAGAAGTATAAAGAGCTTATTTTTGACTCAATAAAAGAAGATGAATTTAAATTTGCAGCTCAAAAAGTGATTGATCTTAATTCAAATTTTGAGCAGTATGAGCTTTATTTGAGGCTTGTTGATAAAGATGGCGTATGGCGTATGGCCTCATATTTCATGCCGATGGTAAATGAGTTAAATTTAGGCGCGATGCTTGATCTTCATATCTTAAATAGGGTAGCTAGAATTTTACCGGAGAATATCTTACCAAGTGGCAACTTGGCCATAAATTTGGGCAAAGAGATATTAAACTCAGATGAAAATTTTTCAAAACTCGAAGCTACACTTAAAAAGATAAGTCAGATTTCGAAATATAAAAACTATATAGAAATTCCAAATAAAGACGATATTAGCATAGAAAGTATAGTTAAGCTTACTAAAAAATTAAAAGAACTTGGCTTTGGATTTGGTTTTGACCACTTCGAGCTTAACGCAAAAGGTATTGAGAAACTAAAAGAATTTAACCCTGATTATGTAAAAATTCAGTCAAATGTTTTGATTGACTTCTTAAGTGATAAGTCAGGAGTAAACACAAAACAATCACTTGATGTTGTTTTAAGTTCAAAAGACATCATTTTGATTGCAATCGGCGTTGAAGGCGAAGAGCAGAAGAAAAAGTTAATCGATCTTGGCATTAAAAATATGCAAGGAATTTATATAGATGAAATTAAGAACATTGGATGA
- a CDS encoding protease: MEIFKTAFLMVTLMLIFIAVGGYIGGEHGMMIAFLMAAGMNLFSYFFSDKLVLKRYNAIPVDESNAHGLYEIVSRLTQKANLPMPKIYIIPEEVPNAFATGRNPSHAAVAVTEGLLKILNENEIEGVLAHELSHVRHYDILTGSIAAILAGAIAMLANFAKVGGIAGQSGGSRRGGGNAIVMLALAILMPIAATIIQMAISREREYKADKGAAYLTGHPEWLASAIRKLESYSNSYIMQNASEQSAHMFIVNPFGSLTNKLGVLFRTHPSTSDRIAELEKLEQEIKRGM, translated from the coding sequence ATGGAAATTTTTAAAACCGCTTTTTTAATGGTTACTTTAATGCTAATTTTTATCGCTGTTGGCGGATATATTGGAGGTGAGCATGGCATGATGATCGCCTTTTTGATGGCGGCTGGCATGAACTTATTTTCTTACTTTTTCAGCGACAAGCTCGTGCTAAAAAGATATAACGCCATCCCAGTCGATGAGAGCAACGCTCACGGCCTTTACGAGATCGTCTCACGCCTCACACAAAAGGCGAATTTGCCTATGCCAAAAATTTACATCATCCCAGAAGAGGTACCAAATGCCTTTGCCACGGGCAGAAACCCAAGCCATGCAGCCGTTGCAGTAACCGAGGGGCTTTTAAAAATTTTAAATGAAAACGAGATCGAGGGCGTACTAGCTCACGAGCTAAGCCACGTAAGGCACTACGACATCCTAACTGGTTCAATCGCTGCCATACTAGCTGGAGCTATCGCGATGCTTGCAAATTTTGCTAAGGTTGGTGGTATTGCTGGGCAGAGTGGCGGTTCAAGAAGAGGTGGCGGTAATGCCATCGTTATGCTAGCACTTGCTATACTCATGCCAATAGCCGCCACAATCATACAAATGGCGATCTCAAGAGAGCGCGAGTACAAGGCAGACAAGGGTGCTGCCTACCTAACAGGACATCCAGAGTGGCTTGCAAGCGCTATAAGAAAGCTTGAGAGCTACTCAAATTCTTACATCATGCAAAATGCAAGCGAACAAAGTGCTCATATGTTTATCGTAAATCCATTTGGCTCGCTAACTAACAAGCTTGGCGTACTTTTTAGAACGCACCCAAGCACTAGCGATAGGATTGCTGAGCTTGAAAAACTTGAGCAAGAGATAAAAAGAGGCATGTAG
- a CDS encoding flagellar protein FlaH, translating into MRIVLFLLFFCSLALALTPDMAAKNHATYYKKKLPFICTPTLTLNDILNVGDTLIYRYAVKHARKQEIKRLEEKELLAFIEAIKKENLRTACKDKEILNMLSIGVTLDELFYSENGELIFEYTIEDRDCKKVQ; encoded by the coding sequence TTGCGAATAGTCCTTTTTTTACTATTTTTTTGCTCGCTTGCCCTGGCTCTTACGCCAGATATGGCAGCGAAAAATCACGCAACTTACTACAAAAAAAAGCTCCCATTTATCTGTACGCCAACACTGACACTTAATGATATCTTAAATGTAGGTGATACGCTCATCTATAGATATGCTGTCAAACACGCAAGAAAACAAGAAATCAAAAGGCTTGAAGAGAAAGAGCTTTTAGCATTTATCGAAGCTATCAAAAAAGAGAATCTGCGAACTGCTTGCAAAGATAAAGAAATTTTAAATATGCTAAGTATCGGTGTTACCTTGGATGAGCTTTTCTATTCAGAAAATGGTGAGCTGATTTTTGAGTACACTATAGAAGATCGTGACTGCAAGAAAGTGCAGTGA
- a CDS encoding ornithine carbamoyltransferase (catalyzes the formation of L-citrulline from carbamoyl phosphate and L-ornithine in arginine biosynthesis and degradation) produces the protein MRHFLTLNDFSKDEILQMINLARKIKKEAKAREFKPYLKDQKLAMIFEKSSTRTRVSFDVGMHELGGYALFLSKNDIQIGRGEPIRDTARVISRMCDMAMLRVDKHETLEEFAKFSSVPVINGLSDKFHPVQLMADYLTMLEFSAGEKVAYVGDGNNMTHSWLMLASKLGLELRVATPKGYEADAEILKIAEKNAKISGAKIFITNDIKEAVNGTDVVTTDTWVSMGQEAEKEKRLKDFAGYCVDENLMSLAKKDAIFLHCLPAYRGYEVSEAIFEKHADEIFSEAENRLHAQKGVMVWLDERRR, from the coding sequence ATGAGGCATTTTTTGACGCTAAATGACTTTAGTAAAGATGAAATTTTACAGATGATAAATTTAGCTCGAAAGATAAAAAAAGAGGCGAAAGCTAGAGAATTTAAGCCATACCTTAAGGACCAAAAGCTTGCGATGATATTTGAAAAAAGCTCAACTAGAACTAGAGTGAGCTTTGATGTGGGCATGCATGAGCTTGGCGGGTATGCGCTATTTTTAAGTAAAAATGATATACAAATAGGACGCGGCGAGCCAATCCGTGACACTGCTAGAGTGATAAGCAGGATGTGCGACATGGCTATGCTAAGGGTCGATAAGCATGAAACGCTAGAAGAATTTGCTAAATTTTCAAGCGTGCCAGTTATAAATGGCTTAAGTGATAAATTTCACCCAGTGCAGCTTATGGCGGATTATCTCACGATGCTAGAATTTAGCGCAGGAGAGAAGGTCGCGTACGTAGGAGATGGCAACAACATGACTCACTCGTGGCTCATGCTAGCAAGTAAGCTAGGACTTGAGCTAAGAGTTGCCACACCAAAAGGCTACGAGGCGGACGCTGAAATTTTAAAGATAGCCGAGAAAAACGCAAAAATTTCAGGTGCGAAAATTTTTATCACAAATGATATAAAAGAAGCGGTAAATGGTACCGATGTAGTGACTACGGATACTTGGGTATCGATGGGTCAAGAGGCCGAGAAAGAAAAGAGGTTAAAAGACTTTGCTGGATACTGCGTGGATGAAAATCTGATGAGCTTAGCTAAAAAAGACGCGATATTTTTGCACTGCTTGCCAGCTTATAGGGGCTACGAGGTGAGCGAGGCGATTTTTGAGAAGCACGCAGATGAAATTTTTAGCGAGGCTGAAAACAGACTTCATGCCCAAAAAGGCGTGATGGTCTGGCTGGATGAGAGAAGAAGATGA
- a CDS encoding GTP cyclohydrolase II has protein sequence MKIEISNVANLPSRFGAYKVQAFKEGAKEHLAIFKEPLNEVVNIRIHSECLTGDAIGSLKCDCRDQLEASLKYIEENGGMVIYLRQEGRNIGLLNKINAYSLQDKGLDTIEANHQLGFKADERTYEVVDFILNYYGIKEVNLLTNNPLKLHGLSSVKIVKRVPIVIKPNKFNEGYLKVKKEQMGHIL, from the coding sequence ATGAAAATAGAAATTTCAAATGTAGCAAATCTGCCTTCAAGATTTGGGGCTTACAAGGTTCAAGCCTTCAAAGAAGGAGCTAAAGAACATTTAGCTATCTTCAAAGAACCACTAAATGAAGTCGTAAACATTAGAATTCACTCCGAATGCCTAACTGGCGATGCGATCGGAAGCCTAAAATGTGACTGCCGTGACCAGCTTGAAGCGAGCCTAAAGTATATTGAAGAAAATGGTGGCATGGTCATCTATCTTCGTCAAGAGGGCAGAAATATCGGGCTTTTAAACAAGATAAATGCTTATAGCCTCCAAGATAAGGGCCTTGACACGATAGAAGCCAATCACCAGCTAGGTTTTAAGGCTGATGAGAGGACATACGAAGTGGTTGATTTTATCCTAAATTACTACGGCATAAAAGAGGTAAATTTGCTCACAAATAACCCATTAAAACTTCACGGACTAAGCTCAGTAAAGATCGTAAAACGCGTGCCTATCGTCATCAAGCCAAATAAATTTAATGAAGGCTACTTAAAGGTCAAAAAAGAGCAAATGGGACACATCTTGTGA
- a CDS encoding long-chain fatty acid--CoA ligase: MKKMLAISALAATVLSAQDVPYRIFLASFAQDDNQAIIDSAINKVNSKISDSRLTTGIYEVGGRKFLYIDTTPVSEDEANSLLVKVQNESGYKDALMRAKAPVADTQVTKKSNIEQAISTEVKPVAQVDDGVLTLDQVIKTILNENPSLKATEFNYLQVGKDLKIAKNAYYPTLDAAARVGYEKKRLDDGVSTRRGDGRISGTSLTLVENLYNGGADKNRINSQSARLDSAAYSVAQAADRLTLNAANAYLQVLQTKRILDIEEENVKSHEEIYSQIKDRARSGYGVASEERQAGSRYTLAQSNYTAAKNNYEDALSTFEKLYGKKVAAKNLVMPEFSLPLPSTKEAVYNKAILCNPSLLVQKSNIAMAESVVKEKNAPFLPKLDLVVSGAYDHSNVLYDNYEEQTFDALLRLNYNLYNKGNDKLDKEKSQLAVQQEQQTLDNLVRELKESLEFSWQNYVLNQEKMGYLNQHVEYAKATLDAYQDEFRIGRRDLINLLDAENEYNSALKEIATTETALSYAKYRLLDNMGMISDSFEPGFAKRYIQGACSIQNDLR; encoded by the coding sequence ATGAAAAAGATGTTAGCAATTAGTGCTTTGGCAGCAACTGTACTGTCAGCTCAAGATGTTCCTTATAGGATTTTTCTAGCTTCATTTGCACAAGATGATAATCAGGCTATAATCGACAGTGCTATTAATAAAGTTAATAGTAAAATTTCTGATAGTAGGCTGACCACAGGTATCTATGAGGTTGGTGGACGAAAATTTTTATATATTGACACAACTCCAGTCTCTGAGGATGAAGCTAATAGTCTATTAGTTAAAGTTCAAAACGAATCAGGCTATAAAGATGCTTTAATGAGAGCAAAAGCACCTGTGGCTGATACTCAAGTAACAAAAAAATCTAATATAGAACAAGCTATATCAACTGAAGTAAAACCAGTAGCACAAGTTGATGATGGAGTTTTGACTTTAGATCAAGTTATAAAGACTATTTTAAATGAAAATCCAAGTTTAAAAGCTACAGAATTTAACTATCTACAAGTTGGTAAAGATCTAAAAATAGCAAAAAATGCCTATTATCCAACACTTGACGCTGCTGCTAGAGTTGGATATGAGAAAAAACGCCTTGATGATGGAGTTTCTACAAGAAGAGGAGATGGAAGAATTTCTGGCACATCTCTAACCTTAGTTGAAAATTTATACAATGGTGGTGCTGATAAAAATAGAATAAATTCTCAAAGCGCAAGGCTTGATTCAGCTGCTTATTCAGTAGCACAAGCTGCAGATAGACTTACATTAAATGCTGCAAATGCTTACTTACAAGTTCTTCAAACTAAGAGAATTTTAGACATCGAAGAAGAAAACGTAAAGAGTCATGAGGAAATTTATAGCCAAATTAAAGATAGAGCAAGATCAGGTTATGGCGTAGCTTCCGAAGAGAGACAAGCTGGATCGCGCTATACTCTAGCTCAATCAAACTATACAGCCGCTAAAAATAACTATGAAGATGCACTTTCTACATTTGAGAAATTATATGGAAAAAAAGTTGCAGCTAAAAATTTAGTAATGCCTGAGTTTAGCCTTCCTTTGCCTAGCACAAAAGAAGCTGTTTATAACAAAGCAATTCTTTGCAATCCGTCACTTTTGGTTCAAAAATCAAATATTGCTATGGCAGAATCAGTTGTAAAAGAGAAAAATGCGCCATTCTTGCCAAAACTAGATCTTGTTGTATCTGGCGCGTATGATCATTCAAATGTTTTATATGACAATTATGAAGAACAAACATTTGACGCACTTTTAAGACTAAACTATAACCTTTACAATAAAGGCAATGATAAACTAGATAAAGAAAAAAGCCAGCTTGCTGTTCAACAAGAGCAACAAACTTTGGATAATCTTGTAAGAGAGCTTAAAGAATCTTTGGAATTTTCATGGCAAAATTATGTTCTTAACCAAGAAAAAATGGGATATCTAAATCAACACGTTGAATATGCTAAAGCTACACTTGATGCTTATCAGGATGAATTTAGAATCGGTCGTCGTGATCTTATAAACTTGCTTGATGCTGAAAATGAATATAACTCTGCATTAAAAGAGATTGCTACAACTGAGACAGCACTATCTTATGCGAAATACAGACTATTAGATAATATGGGAATGATCTCAGATAGCTTTGAACCAGGTTTTGCCAAGAGATACATTCAAGGTGCTTGCAGCATTCAAAACGATTTAAGATAA
- a CDS encoding delta-aminolevulinic acid dehydratase has protein sequence MFKRFRRLRINPALRDMIRETSLSVNDFIYPLFVVEGKGVKNEIASMPGVYQMSIDEILKECEEIVNLGIKSIILFGIPSLKDSVGSDALSNDGIIATALRAIKDKFPNLVVVTDLCFCEYTDHGHCGIIDHVHNTIDNDATLEISAKQALIHAQNGADMIAPSGMMDGIIATLRETLDSNGFENLPVMAYSTKFASAYYGPFRDVAQSAPSFGDRKSYQMDSANRLEAINESLQDEAQGADILMVKPALAYLDVIRELRNLTLLPICVYNVSGEYALLKAGAKAGIIDYDRVMMETLVGFKRAGANLIISYHAKEAAKILRG, from the coding sequence ATGTTTAAACGTTTTAGAAGATTGAGAATAAATCCAGCCCTAAGAGATATGATAAGAGAGACGAGCCTTAGCGTAAATGACTTTATTTATCCACTGTTTGTAGTCGAGGGCAAAGGCGTTAAAAACGAGATCGCTTCGATGCCAGGCGTCTATCAAATGAGTATCGATGAAATTTTAAAAGAGTGTGAAGAGATAGTAAATTTAGGCATAAAATCGATCATTTTATTTGGCATACCAAGCCTAAAAGATAGCGTTGGTAGCGACGCACTAAGTAATGACGGCATCATCGCAACTGCGCTTCGTGCCATAAAAGATAAATTCCCAAATTTAGTAGTCGTCACCGATCTTTGCTTTTGCGAATATACAGACCATGGCCACTGCGGCATAATTGACCACGTGCATAACACCATCGACAACGACGCAACGCTTGAAATTTCAGCCAAGCAAGCCTTGATACACGCTCAAAATGGCGCCGACATGATCGCGCCAAGTGGCATGATGGACGGCATCATCGCAACGCTAAGAGAGACACTTGATAGCAATGGCTTTGAAAATTTACCAGTGATGGCATACTCAACCAAATTTGCTTCAGCCTACTACGGGCCATTTCGTGACGTAGCGCAAAGTGCACCAAGCTTTGGCGATAGAAAGAGCTACCAAATGGACAGTGCAAACCGCTTGGAGGCGATCAACGAGAGCTTGCAAGACGAGGCTCAGGGTGCTGATATCTTGATGGTAAAGCCAGCACTTGCCTATCTTGACGTCATTAGAGAGCTTAGAAATTTAACCCTTCTTCCGATCTGTGTATATAACGTAAGTGGCGAGTATGCACTGCTAAAAGCTGGTGCAAAAGCTGGCATCATCGACTATGATCGCGTTATGATGGAGACGCTCGTTGGCTTTAAAAGAGCAGGAGCAAATTTAATAATCTCATACCACGCAAAAGAAGCAGCTAAAATTTTAAGGGGCTAA